The sequence below is a genomic window from Nitrospirota bacterium.
AAGAACAGAGCTTGACAGACTCATCGAGTTTGCCATTGCAGGGAAGGAAGCTGGTGCAGACCGCATCAGATACTGTGACACCCTTGGTACAGACGACCCGATAACCATATACGAAAGGATAAAGGCACTTGCCTATGCAACGAAGATTCCACTTGAGATGCACTGCCACAACGACCTTGGAATGGCAGAGGCAGTCTCTGTAGCAGGTGCGCAGGGCGCAATAGAGGCAGGTGTTGACTCTTACATAAACACTACTATAAACGGATATGGAGAAAGATGTGGAAACTGCGACATGGTCTCAACTATCCTTGCACTTAAGTTCTCTCATGGCTTAAGCAAAAAGGTGCATCTCGACGAATGTGTAGACCTCAAAAAGTCATGGAAGATAGCCCGCTATGCATCATACGCATTTGGACTTCCGATACCGATAAACCAGCCCGGCATTGGTGCAAATGCATTTGCCCATGAATCGGGTATACATGCAGACGGAGCACTGAAGGACAGGCGCAATTACGAGCTTTATGACCCAGAGGATGTTGGAAGAGGAGAGCCTGAGCTTCTTGAGACAGGTAGGGTCATAACCACAGGAGAGTATGGAGGTATAAAGGGCTTCAGGCATGTCTATGACAAATTGGGCATCCACTTTCATACAGACGAGGAGGCAAGGAATATCCTCGAGCTTGCCCAGTATGCAAACCTCCACACGCAGAAGCCTTTAACAGACGATGAGCTCAGGTTTATTGCAACTTACCCTGAAGTGGCAAGACTGGCAATGACTGTGAATCCCTGAATGTATAAAATCACATTAATCCCAGGGGATGGCGTAGGACCAGAAATCACCAATGCCACAAGGCGTGTGCT
It includes:
- a CDS encoding homocitrate synthase, with product MQNKVYLIDVTNRDGVQTSRILLPKLSKTMLNIYLDDMGIYQSEVGFPTLKHEVNYINANLALVKAGGIKRLHLEGWCRAIPEDVRLSFKNCPELRHLNISISTSEIMIKGKFAGKKTWKDILDTSIEAVKTAKELGAQTVGLNAEDGSRTELDRLIEFAIAGKEAGADRIRYCDTLGTDDPITIYERIKALAYATKIPLEMHCHNDLGMAEAVSVAGAQGAIEAGVDSYINTTINGYGERCGNCDMVSTILALKFSHGLSKKVHLDECVDLKKSWKIARYASYAFGLPIPINQPGIGANAFAHESGIHADGALKDRRNYELYDPEDVGRGEPELLETGRVITTGEYGGIKGFRHVYDKLGIHFHTDEEARNILELAQYANLHTQKPLTDDELRFIATYPEVARLAMTVNP